The Pseudomonas parafulva genome includes a window with the following:
- the pedH gene encoding PQQ-dependent alcohol dehydrogenase PedH has translation MTRTPCRPVFALSLVFSALLLAGAAHAGVTDAEILQDPKNPQQIVTNGLGVQGQRYSPLDMLNTGNVKELRPVWAFSFGGEKQRGQQAQPLIKDGVMYLTGSYSRVFAVDARTGKKLWQYDARLPDDIRPCCDVINRGVALYGNLVFFGTLDAKLVALNKDTGKVVWSKKVADHKEGYSISAAPMIVNGKLITGVAGGEFGVVGKIQAYNPQNGELLWMRPTVEGHMGYVYKDGKAIENGISGGEAGKTWPGDLWKTGGAAPWLGGYYDPETNLILFGTGNPAPWNSHLRPGDNLYSSSRLALNPDDGTIKWHFQSTPHDGWDFDGVNELISFNYKDGGKEVKAAATADRNGFFYVLDRTNGKFIRGFPFVDKITWATGLDKDGRPLYNDASRPGAPGSEAKGSSVFVAPAFLGAKNWMPMAYNRDTGLFYVPSNEWGMDIWNEGIAYKKGAAFLGAGFTIKPLNEDYIGVLRAIDPVSGKEVWRHKNYAPLWGGVLTTKGNLVFTGTPEGFLQAFDAKTGEKVWEFQTGSGVLGSPVTWEMDGEQYVSVVSGWGGAVPLWGGEVAKRVKDFNQGGMLWTFKLPKHLQGTSATAQR, from the coding sequence ATGACCCGTACTCCATGCCGTCCCGTGTTTGCCTTGAGCCTTGTGTTCAGCGCCTTGCTGCTCGCCGGCGCAGCCCATGCCGGCGTCACCGATGCCGAAATCCTGCAAGACCCCAAGAACCCCCAGCAGATCGTGACCAACGGGCTGGGCGTGCAGGGCCAGCGCTACAGCCCGTTGGACATGCTTAACACCGGCAACGTCAAGGAGTTGCGGCCGGTTTGGGCATTCTCCTTCGGCGGGGAGAAGCAACGCGGCCAGCAGGCGCAGCCGTTGATCAAGGATGGGGTCATGTACCTCACAGGCTCCTACTCACGGGTATTTGCCGTGGACGCACGCACCGGCAAGAAACTGTGGCAATACGACGCCCGCCTGCCCGACGATATCCGCCCTTGCTGCGATGTCATCAACCGGGGTGTTGCGCTGTACGGCAACCTGGTCTTCTTCGGCACCCTGGATGCCAAGCTGGTGGCCCTGAACAAGGACACTGGCAAGGTGGTGTGGAGCAAGAAGGTGGCTGACCACAAGGAAGGCTACTCCATCAGCGCTGCACCCATGATCGTCAACGGCAAGCTCATTACCGGCGTTGCCGGGGGCGAGTTCGGGGTGGTGGGCAAGATCCAGGCCTACAACCCGCAGAACGGCGAGTTGCTCTGGATGCGGCCCACCGTCGAGGGCCACATGGGCTATGTCTACAAGGACGGCAAGGCCATCGAGAACGGCATCTCGGGCGGTGAAGCCGGCAAGACCTGGCCGGGCGACCTGTGGAAGACCGGCGGTGCTGCTCCCTGGCTGGGCGGCTACTACGACCCGGAAACCAACCTGATTCTGTTCGGCACCGGTAACCCCGCCCCCTGGAACTCGCACCTGCGTCCCGGCGACAACCTGTATTCGTCCTCGCGCCTGGCGCTGAACCCGGACGATGGCACGATCAAGTGGCACTTCCAGAGCACGCCCCACGACGGCTGGGACTTCGACGGTGTCAACGAGTTGATATCGTTCAACTACAAGGACGGGGGCAAGGAGGTGAAGGCCGCCGCCACGGCTGACCGCAACGGCTTTTTCTACGTGCTCGACCGCACCAACGGCAAGTTCATCCGCGGCTTCCCCTTCGTCGACAAGATCACCTGGGCCACGGGCCTGGACAAGGACGGCCGCCCGCTCTACAACGACGCCAGTCGCCCGGGTGCGCCGGGCAGCGAAGCCAAGGGCAGCTCGGTCTTCGTCGCGCCAGCATTCCTGGGCGCCAAGAACTGGATGCCCATGGCCTACAACCGTGACACCGGGCTGTTCTACGTGCCTTCGAACGAGTGGGGCATGGACATCTGGAACGAGGGCATCGCCTACAAGAAAGGCGCAGCGTTCCTGGGCGCAGGCTTCACCATCAAGCCGCTCAACGAGGACTACATCGGCGTGCTGCGTGCCATCGATCCGGTCAGCGGCAAGGAAGTCTGGCGCCACAAGAACTACGCCCCGTTGTGGGGTGGGGTGTTGACCACCAAGGGCAACCTGGTCTTCACCGGCACCCCTGAGGGGTTCCTCCAGGCTTTCGATGCCAAGACCGGCGAAAAGGTGTGGGAGTTCCAGACCGGCTCCGGTGTGCTCGGCTCACCCGTGACCTGGGAAATGGACGGCGAGCAGTACGTCTCGGTGGTCTCCGGCTGGGGGGGCGCAGTGCCGCTGTGGGGCGGGGAGGTGGCCAAGCGGGTCAAGGACTTCAACCAGGGCGGCATGCTCTGGACCTTCAAGCTGCCCAAGCACCTGCAAGGCACCAGCGCGACTGCGCAGCGCTGA
- a CDS encoding quinoprotein relay system zinc metallohydrolase 1, producing MRWMMLLLLGVCLPALADFDYRLAPRQIAQGTWVLEGSTENFAKANGGNVVNTAFIVTDTGVVVIDSGPSKRYGEALRQAIAGVTDKPVIEVLLTHHHPDHVLGNQAFADVPIAALAGTTELLRQQGDAMAENMYRLVGDWMRGTEVLLPTEVIQPGVREVGGHRLRLLGLAGHTGADLAIFDETTGVLFAGDLVFYERALTTPNSPGLDVWQRDLDTLQALPWKQLVPGHGPVASDTRPFVQMHDYLGWLDGLMREGAERGADMVELIRSPVPERFAAISLTRYELIRSVSHLYPRYEKQVMQRVDLRP from the coding sequence ATGCGATGGATGATGCTCTTGCTGCTGGGCGTGTGCCTGCCGGCGCTGGCCGACTTCGACTACCGGCTGGCGCCGCGCCAGATCGCCCAGGGCACCTGGGTGCTTGAAGGTAGCACCGAGAATTTCGCCAAGGCCAACGGCGGCAATGTCGTGAACACGGCGTTCATCGTGACCGACACTGGCGTGGTAGTGATCGACAGCGGGCCATCCAAGCGCTATGGGGAGGCCTTGCGCCAGGCCATCGCCGGGGTTACGGACAAGCCTGTCATCGAAGTCCTGTTGACCCACCACCACCCTGATCATGTGTTGGGTAACCAGGCATTCGCCGATGTGCCGATCGCTGCGCTGGCCGGTACGACCGAGCTGTTGCGCCAGCAGGGCGATGCGATGGCCGAGAACATGTACCGTTTGGTCGGCGACTGGATGCGTGGCACCGAAGTGCTCTTGCCGACCGAGGTGATTCAACCCGGCGTGCGTGAAGTGGGCGGGCATCGATTGCGCCTGTTGGGGTTGGCAGGGCATACCGGCGCTGACCTGGCCATTTTCGATGAAACGACCGGCGTGCTGTTCGCTGGCGACCTGGTGTTCTACGAGCGCGCCCTGACCACGCCCAACAGCCCGGGGCTGGACGTGTGGCAGCGTGACCTGGACACGTTGCAGGCCTTGCCCTGGAAGCAACTGGTACCGGGCCATGGCCCTGTCGCAAGCGATACCAGGCCCTTTGTCCAGATGCACGATTACCTGGGCTGGCTGGACGGCCTGATGCGCGAGGGCGCCGAGCGGGGCGCCGACATGGTCGAGCTGATCCGCAGCCCTGTGCCTGAGCGGTTTGCCGCGATCAGCCTGACGCGCTATGAGCTGATTCGAAGTGTCAGCCACCTGTACCCGCGCTATGAAAAGCAGGTAATGCAACGGGTGGATCTCAGGCCCTGA
- a CDS encoding quinoprotein dehydrogenase-associated SoxYZ-like carrier codes for MNWRAGLGLLCILSWSTHGLGDAPASNADPVPSVMWAFYHKQILNQAPFVFDDRVKLLAPPFAEDARQVPLEIDARALPDVVRILAWAELNPLPRIVDFEPGEQVMPWLSVRIRVEQATPLRAAALTRDGIWHVGSALVDAAGGGCTAPSVVRTQPGWEEHLGEVLGGRYRRQEGSRLRLQIAHPMDNGLVSGIPEFFINQAELLDEHGQRLAALVLYPAVSENPSLGFDVRAPGPTRLVLQDNSGNRFEAAVP; via the coding sequence ATGAACTGGCGAGCGGGGTTGGGGCTGCTGTGCATCCTGAGCTGGTCGACTCATGGGCTGGGCGACGCGCCCGCCAGCAATGCCGACCCTGTCCCTTCGGTGATGTGGGCGTTCTACCACAAGCAGATCCTGAACCAGGCGCCGTTCGTCTTCGATGATCGGGTCAAACTGCTGGCGCCGCCTTTTGCCGAGGATGCCCGCCAGGTCCCGCTGGAGATCGATGCCAGGGCTTTGCCTGATGTGGTGCGGATTCTGGCCTGGGCCGAGCTCAATCCATTGCCGCGCATCGTCGACTTCGAACCAGGGGAACAGGTCATGCCTTGGCTGTCGGTGCGCATTCGGGTCGAGCAGGCCACGCCGTTACGAGCAGCTGCGCTGACCCGCGACGGCATCTGGCATGTGGGGTCGGCCCTGGTCGACGCAGCCGGTGGAGGTTGCACCGCACCCAGCGTGGTGCGCACCCAGCCAGGGTGGGAGGAGCATCTGGGTGAAGTGCTCGGCGGGCGCTATCGGCGCCAGGAAGGCAGCCGCTTGCGCCTGCAGATCGCTCACCCCATGGACAATGGCCTGGTCAGCGGGATTCCGGAATTCTTCATAAACCAAGCTGAGCTGCTGGATGAACATGGGCAGCGGTTGGCGGCTTTGGTGCTTTATCCGGCGGTGAGTGAAAACCCAAGCCTTGGGTTCGATGTGCGCGCACCAGGGCCTACCCGCCTGGTGCTGCAGGATAACAGCGGCAATCGGTTCGAAGCCGCCGTGCCCTGA
- a CDS encoding substrate-binding periplasmic protein — MNVVRHWAARLCAIAGLLLWGAAVQGQVRNYDSIIAAGELKVAVYKDFAPYSFQDHGQARGVDVELAQALADAMGVRLQLIWAPPGEKLDDDLRDYIWRASPLRHQQLADVMMRVPYDQAYTQKRNELGELENGQVVMFGPYQQERWQVAFDRRRLPSVGSIAALKGHPVGVEVDSVPSFYLTSVFDGLLRASARHYPSVQRAFADLGQGEVDAVMAMRGEVDWQLHQARNPHLQVAENAYPSLGKQVWEIGLAVHESNRQLAYALEETLEAMIREGRMQALYAHYGLRYEVPEMYQ, encoded by the coding sequence ATGAACGTCGTGCGCCACTGGGCAGCCAGGCTTTGCGCCATCGCCGGCCTGCTGCTGTGGGGGGCGGCGGTGCAGGGGCAGGTGCGCAATTACGATTCGATCATCGCCGCAGGCGAGCTCAAGGTCGCGGTCTACAAGGACTTTGCCCCCTACAGTTTCCAGGACCATGGCCAGGCCCGCGGGGTGGACGTGGAGCTGGCGCAGGCACTGGCCGACGCGATGGGCGTGCGGCTCCAGCTGATCTGGGCGCCGCCTGGCGAGAAGCTCGACGACGACCTGCGCGATTACATCTGGCGAGCGAGTCCGCTGCGTCACCAGCAGTTGGCCGATGTGATGATGCGCGTGCCTTACGACCAGGCGTATACCCAGAAGCGCAACGAACTGGGCGAGCTGGAAAATGGCCAGGTGGTGATGTTCGGCCCTTACCAGCAGGAGCGCTGGCAGGTGGCGTTCGATCGCAGGCGCCTGCCGTCGGTTGGCAGTATCGCGGCACTCAAGGGCCACCCGGTCGGAGTCGAGGTAGACAGCGTACCTTCGTTCTACCTGACATCGGTGTTCGACGGGCTACTGCGTGCCAGCGCACGCCACTACCCCAGCGTGCAGCGGGCGTTTGCGGACCTGGGCCAAGGCGAGGTGGATGCGGTGATGGCCATGCGCGGTGAAGTGGACTGGCAACTGCACCAGGCCCGCAACCCGCATCTGCAGGTGGCCGAAAACGCCTACCCCAGCCTGGGCAAGCAGGTGTGGGAAATCGGATTGGCAGTGCATGAAAGCAACCGGCAGTTGGCCTACGCCCTGGAAGAAACCCTCGAAGCGATGATCCGCGAGGGTCGCATGCAGGCGCTCTACGCGCACTACGGGCTGCGCTATGAGGTCCCGGAGATGTACCAATAG
- the pedF gene encoding cytochrome c-550 PedF, producing MTIKRNVVLAAGLLAGAVLTGSAWAHGNVVPQAVETQGLTPIKDAGVSLDADGWAAVNPYRESPEHDKAVEIGASAYNQNCAACHGLEAKSGGIAPDLRMLDVGEAGDEWFVERVRHGAVRDGRVYMPKMADYLSQEALWAVRTYLDSVHVDE from the coding sequence ATGACAATCAAACGCAACGTCGTGCTTGCTGCAGGCCTGTTGGCCGGTGCCGTGTTGACCGGGTCGGCCTGGGCCCACGGCAACGTGGTGCCTCAGGCGGTGGAAACCCAGGGGCTGACCCCGATCAAGGATGCCGGCGTGAGCCTGGATGCCGATGGCTGGGCGGCGGTCAACCCTTACCGGGAGTCTCCCGAGCACGACAAGGCGGTTGAAATCGGCGCGTCGGCGTACAACCAGAACTGCGCAGCGTGCCATGGTCTGGAAGCCAAGTCCGGCGGCATCGCACCTGACCTGCGCATGCTCGACGTCGGCGAAGCGGGCGATGAGTGGTTTGTCGAACGTGTGCGTCACGGTGCCGTGCGCGATGGCCGCGTGTACATGCCCAAGATGGCGGACTACCTGAGCCAGGAAGCGCTATGGGCGGTGCGCACCTACCTGGACAGCGTACACGTGGACGAATGA
- the exaA gene encoding quinoprotein ethanol dehydrogenase, whose translation MTTRSLPAPSPLVLSVRALLLAASLATGTVATAATTSPAPASKNVTWEDIANDHLTPGDVLQYGMGTNAQRWSPLAQVNDKNVFKLTPAWSYSFGDEKQRGQESQAIVSDGVVYVTGSYSRVFALDAKTGKRLWTYNHRLPDNIRPCCDVVNRGAAIYGDKVYFGTLDARVIALNKNTGKVVWNKKFGDHSAGYTMTGAPVLVKDKTSGKVLLIHGSSGDEFGVVGQLFARDPETGEEVWMRPFVEGHMGRVNGKDSTPTGNVKAPSWPDDPTTETGKVEAWSHGGGAPWQSASFDAETNTIIVGAGNPGPWNTWARTAKDGNPHDYDSLYTSGQVGVDPSTGEVKWFYQHTPNDAWDFSGNNELVLFDYKDKHGKVIKATGHADRNGFFYVVDRNDGKLQNAFPFVDNITWASHIDLKTGRPVENPGQRPAKPLPGETKGKPVEVSPPFLGGKNWNPMAYSQDTGLFYIPGNQWKEEYWTEEVNYKKGSAYLGMGFRIKRMYDDHVGTLRAMDPTTGKLVWEHKEHLPLWAGVLATKGNLVFTGTGDGFFKAFDAKTGKELWKFQTGSGIVSPPITWEQDGEQYIGVTVGYGGAVPLWGGDMAELTKPVAQGGSFWVFKIPSWDNPTAQR comes from the coding sequence ATGACAACAAGATCGCTACCCGCCCCGTCTCCCCTGGTCCTGAGCGTGAGGGCCCTGCTGCTGGCCGCAAGCCTGGCCACCGGGACAGTGGCCACGGCGGCCACCACAAGCCCGGCACCTGCCAGCAAGAACGTGACCTGGGAAGACATCGCCAACGACCACCTCACGCCCGGCGATGTGCTGCAATACGGCATGGGCACCAACGCCCAGCGCTGGAGCCCGCTGGCCCAGGTCAACGACAAGAACGTGTTCAAGCTGACCCCGGCCTGGTCCTACTCCTTTGGTGACGAAAAGCAGCGTGGCCAGGAGTCCCAGGCCATCGTCAGCGACGGCGTGGTGTACGTTACCGGTTCCTACTCGCGGGTATTCGCCCTCGATGCCAAGACCGGCAAACGCCTGTGGACCTACAACCACCGCCTGCCGGACAACATTCGTCCGTGCTGCGACGTGGTCAACCGTGGCGCTGCCATCTACGGCGACAAGGTCTATTTCGGCACCCTGGACGCTCGGGTCATCGCGCTGAACAAGAACACAGGCAAGGTGGTGTGGAACAAGAAGTTCGGCGACCACAGCGCCGGCTACACCATGACCGGGGCGCCCGTGCTGGTCAAAGACAAGACCAGCGGCAAGGTGCTGCTGATCCACGGCAGCTCGGGCGATGAATTCGGTGTGGTGGGCCAGCTGTTCGCCCGTGACCCGGAAACCGGCGAGGAAGTGTGGATGCGCCCCTTCGTGGAGGGCCACATGGGCCGCGTCAATGGCAAGGACAGCACCCCCACCGGCAACGTCAAGGCACCGTCCTGGCCGGATGACCCGACCACCGAAACCGGCAAGGTGGAGGCCTGGAGCCATGGCGGCGGCGCACCCTGGCAGAGCGCAAGCTTCGATGCCGAGACCAACACCATCATCGTCGGTGCCGGCAACCCCGGCCCCTGGAACACCTGGGCACGCACCGCCAAGGACGGCAACCCGCACGATTACGACAGCCTCTATACCTCCGGCCAGGTGGGCGTGGACCCCAGCACCGGCGAGGTCAAATGGTTCTACCAGCACACCCCCAACGACGCCTGGGACTTCTCTGGCAACAACGAGCTGGTGCTGTTCGACTACAAGGACAAACACGGCAAGGTGATCAAGGCCACGGGGCATGCCGACCGCAACGGCTTCTTCTACGTGGTCGATCGTAACGACGGCAAGCTGCAGAACGCCTTCCCCTTCGTCGACAACATCACCTGGGCCAGCCACATCGACCTCAAGACCGGCCGCCCCGTGGAAAATCCAGGGCAACGGCCCGCCAAGCCGCTGCCGGGCGAAACCAAGGGCAAGCCGGTGGAAGTGTCGCCACCCTTCCTGGGCGGCAAGAACTGGAACCCCATGGCCTATAGCCAGGACACCGGGCTTTTCTACATCCCGGGCAACCAGTGGAAAGAGGAGTACTGGACCGAGGAGGTGAACTACAAGAAAGGCTCCGCTTACCTGGGCATGGGCTTTCGCATCAAGCGCATGTACGACGACCACGTAGGCACCCTGCGTGCCATGGACCCGACCACCGGCAAGCTGGTGTGGGAACACAAGGAGCACCTGCCGCTGTGGGCCGGGGTGCTGGCGACCAAGGGCAACCTGGTGTTCACCGGCACCGGTGACGGTTTCTTCAAGGCGTTCGACGCCAAGACCGGCAAGGAGCTGTGGAAATTCCAGACCGGCAGCGGCATCGTTTCCCCGCCCATTACCTGGGAGCAGGACGGAGAGCAGTACATCGGCGTCACCGTCGGCTATGGCGGCGCGGTACCGCTGTGGGGTGGCGACATGGCCGAACTGACCAAGCCAGTTGCCCAAGGCGGTTCGTTCTGGGTGTTCAAGATACCGAGCTGGGACAACCCGACCGCTCAACGTTGA
- a CDS encoding pentapeptide repeat-containing protein encodes MTFLPLALLLAVTPAMALATDIDDSDTPLSINGCVIAEASQCPGADLRGAKLANQDLRKMNLAGADLRDADLRHARLDLANLEKARLQGANLTRASLQQSNLRLANLSSARLMAIQGWGLFAQGAQFANADLSAAYLQFARLSGARMQQANLQAADLEMAWLSKTDLRGAHLNDANLQEAKLGQSNLEQAHLEGARLHYGNFQDANMQGCTGCPATWEH; translated from the coding sequence ATGACTTTTCTACCCCTGGCCTTGTTGCTGGCCGTCACACCCGCGATGGCGCTGGCCACTGACATCGACGACAGCGACACGCCGTTGAGCATCAACGGCTGCGTGATTGCCGAAGCCAGCCAATGCCCCGGCGCCGACCTGCGGGGCGCCAAACTGGCCAACCAGGACCTGCGCAAGATGAACCTGGCCGGCGCCGACCTGCGCGATGCCGACCTGCGCCACGCCCGGCTGGACCTGGCCAACCTCGAAAAGGCCCGATTGCAGGGCGCCAACCTGACCCGCGCCAGCCTGCAGCAAAGCAACCTGCGCTTGGCCAACCTAAGCAGCGCACGGCTGATGGCCATCCAGGGCTGGGGGCTGTTCGCCCAAGGCGCCCAGTTCGCCAACGCCGACCTTAGCGCCGCCTACCTGCAATTCGCCCGGCTCTCCGGTGCCAGGATGCAGCAGGCCAACTTGCAGGCGGCCGATCTGGAAATGGCCTGGCTGAGCAAGACCGACTTGCGCGGCGCTCATCTGAACGATGCCAACCTTCAGGAAGCCAAGCTCGGCCAGAGCAACCTCGAACAAGCCCATCTGGAGGGCGCGCGCCTTCACTACGGCAACTTCCAGGACGCCAACATGCAAGGCTGCACCGGCTGCCCAGCCACTTGGGAACATTGA
- a CDS encoding response regulator transcription factor: MNIVLVDDHAVVRQGYASLLRAVLPAMQVREAASGEEALARVQEQVPNLVIMDFGLPGISGLETTRRLRQRLPQLRVLFFSMHDELPLVRQALDAGAAGYLTKNSVPQVLVEAVQRVLAGHAYIEQGLATQLACSTTHDACDPRLQRLTQRELEIFVMLVRGTPARSIAEQLCISAKTVSNHLTTLKSKLQVGSHAELVHVGIDLGLVRVAG; this comes from the coding sequence ATGAATATCGTGCTGGTCGACGATCACGCCGTGGTCCGCCAGGGCTACGCCAGCCTGTTGCGCGCCGTGTTGCCAGCGATGCAGGTGCGCGAGGCTGCCAGCGGTGAAGAAGCCCTGGCCCGGGTGCAGGAGCAGGTACCGAACCTGGTGATCATGGACTTCGGCCTGCCCGGCATCAGTGGGTTGGAAACCACCCGACGCCTGCGCCAGCGCCTGCCGCAGTTGCGGGTGCTGTTCTTCAGCATGCATGACGAGCTGCCACTGGTACGCCAGGCGCTGGACGCCGGCGCCGCCGGCTACCTGACCAAGAACTCGGTCCCGCAAGTGTTGGTCGAGGCCGTACAGCGCGTGCTTGCCGGGCACGCCTACATCGAGCAGGGGCTGGCCACGCAGCTGGCCTGCAGCACGACGCACGATGCCTGTGATCCCAGGCTGCAACGCCTGACCCAGCGTGAACTGGAAATCTTCGTGATGCTGGTTCGTGGCACACCAGCCCGGTCGATCGCCGAGCAGCTGTGCATCAGCGCAAAGACCGTCTCCAATCACCTGACCACGCTCAAGAGCAAACTGCAGGTCGGCTCCCATGCTGAACTGGTGCACGTGGGTATCGACCTGGGTCTGGTACGTGTAGCGGGGTAG
- a CDS encoding histidine kinase produces MLAANLSALWRINLWVTGCFAVLTLACAGVVLHQASADVKRELQSAEAVMAYMAQAASHNPASLEPTLTEHLRHVRVQWLVPGEVEKASVPSAAGLDGWLGAVLAGKYYDSTRLLALDDGRRVALSVDARDEVDEVWDSLQQLLAVCVVALTLSLLSISWAVRRGLRLLAALLCALRQVSGGQLDVRLQETGGPEARQLAGHFNQMAAAIEQAQADNRQLTGALLAVQEQERTRLAQALHDDLGQYVAGIRAQVCLLQLCAHQPEQVRQTTQTLESNCAGLQFGFRALVRDLYPVALQHLPMAEALNQLVSQWRASQAIECQLLVGAQLPALSPTRRTHLYRLLQEALTNVARHARARQVRIRLQRGANGLRLLVRDDGCGASQPGRPGVGLHSMAERARSLGGELRILSHPGAGWALALTIPLEVS; encoded by the coding sequence ATGCTCGCTGCCAATCTGTCTGCCCTATGGCGTATCAACCTGTGGGTCACCGGCTGTTTCGCGGTGTTGACCCTAGCCTGTGCGGGGGTCGTGCTGCATCAGGCATCAGCCGATGTGAAACGGGAGTTGCAGTCGGCCGAAGCGGTGATGGCGTACATGGCCCAAGCCGCCAGCCACAATCCGGCGAGCCTGGAACCTACGCTGACCGAGCACCTGCGCCACGTGCGCGTGCAGTGGCTGGTCCCTGGCGAGGTTGAAAAAGCGTCGGTGCCGTCCGCGGCCGGGCTCGATGGCTGGTTGGGCGCGGTGCTGGCAGGCAAGTACTACGACAGCACGCGCCTGCTGGCCCTCGATGACGGCCGGCGCGTCGCGCTGAGCGTGGACGCCCGCGATGAGGTGGACGAAGTCTGGGATTCGCTGCAACAGTTGCTGGCGGTCTGTGTTGTCGCGTTGACCCTGAGCCTGCTGTCCATCAGTTGGGCCGTGCGGCGCGGGCTGCGGCTGCTGGCCGCGCTGCTGTGTGCATTGCGTCAGGTGTCGGGAGGTCAGCTGGACGTGCGCCTGCAAGAGACCGGTGGCCCGGAAGCGCGCCAGTTGGCCGGGCACTTCAACCAGATGGCTGCGGCGATCGAGCAGGCCCAGGCCGACAACCGGCAACTGACTGGCGCTTTGCTGGCGGTTCAGGAGCAGGAGCGGACCAGACTGGCTCAGGCGTTGCACGACGACCTGGGCCAGTACGTGGCCGGCATCCGCGCCCAGGTGTGCCTGTTGCAATTGTGTGCCCACCAGCCTGAGCAGGTGCGGCAAACCACCCAGACGCTGGAAAGCAATTGCGCAGGCTTGCAGTTCGGTTTCCGCGCCTTGGTACGGGACTTGTATCCGGTTGCGCTGCAGCACCTGCCCATGGCGGAGGCGCTCAACCAGTTGGTGAGCCAATGGCGTGCCAGCCAGGCCATCGAGTGCCAGTTGCTGGTCGGCGCCCAGTTGCCGGCGCTGTCACCCACTCGACGCACGCATCTGTACCGGTTGTTGCAGGAAGCGCTGACCAACGTCGCCCGTCATGCCCGCGCCCGTCAGGTGCGGATACGCCTGCAACGCGGCGCCAACGGGCTGCGCCTGCTGGTTCGCGACGATGGCTGTGGTGCCAGCCAGCCTGGGCGCCCAGGGGTAGGCCTGCATTCGATGGCCGAGCGCGCCCGCAGCCTGGGCGGTGAATTGCGCATACTCAGCCATCCCGGTGCCGGGTGGGCACTGGCCCTGACGATCCCTTTGGAGGTGTCATGA
- a CDS encoding ABC transporter substrate-binding protein, with the protein MRQPAHLVLTCLLTLLAPTVWAQDQQADTRAASALHIRIGYLGYRPDSGPLLSNILPEPEDAGLQGAQLAIADSNSTGRFLKQQFELVSARVDSAEQLLHAAQAQHGEGVRLFVVNAPVASLRALSVALPDSLLFNAGSPDDAVRSTQCLGNVLHALPGRAMLADALVQFLVLRKWQRGLLIVGQTPDDEAYAAALRRAAKRFGLHLVAEKRWTFDNDQRRSAQADMPLFTQAREYDVVLVADERGDFGEYVPYQTWLPRPVAGTQGLTPTGWHMTVETFGAAQLQKRFQAQAGRWMNDRDFAAWMAVRSIATAVSKLGEARPEALQQLLVSEQLPLDGFKGRKLSYRPWNGELRQPIPLVQPRALVSTSPQEGFLHPSNEMDSLGFDKADVTCTYP; encoded by the coding sequence ATGCGCCAGCCTGCCCACCTTGTCCTGACCTGCCTGCTGACCCTGCTCGCGCCGACGGTTTGGGCGCAAGACCAGCAGGCTGACACCCGGGCTGCGAGCGCGTTGCACATCCGCATCGGCTACTTGGGCTATCGTCCTGACAGCGGGCCGCTGTTGTCCAACATCCTGCCTGAACCGGAAGATGCCGGCCTGCAAGGGGCGCAACTGGCCATTGCCGACAGCAACAGCACCGGGCGGTTTCTCAAACAGCAGTTCGAGCTGGTCAGCGCCCGTGTCGACTCTGCCGAGCAACTGCTGCATGCCGCCCAGGCCCAGCATGGGGAAGGCGTTCGGTTGTTCGTCGTCAATGCGCCGGTCGCCAGCCTGCGGGCCTTGTCTGTGGCCCTGCCCGACAGCCTGCTGTTCAATGCCGGCAGCCCGGATGACGCCGTACGCAGCACGCAGTGCCTGGGCAATGTGCTGCACGCCCTGCCTGGGCGGGCGATGCTGGCCGATGCGCTGGTGCAGTTTCTGGTGCTGCGCAAATGGCAGCGCGGCTTGCTGATCGTCGGGCAGACCCCGGACGATGAAGCCTACGCCGCCGCACTGCGCCGCGCGGCGAAGCGCTTTGGCCTGCACCTGGTGGCCGAGAAACGCTGGACGTTCGACAACGACCAGCGCCGCAGCGCCCAGGCCGACATGCCGCTGTTCACCCAGGCGCGCGAATACGACGTGGTGCTGGTGGCTGATGAACGTGGCGACTTCGGCGAATACGTGCCCTACCAGACCTGGTTACCCCGCCCGGTCGCCGGCACTCAGGGCTTGACGCCCACTGGCTGGCACATGACCGTGGAAACGTTCGGCGCCGCGCAATTGCAAAAACGTTTCCAAGCGCAGGCCGGCCGCTGGATGAACGACCGTGACTTCGCAGCCTGGATGGCCGTGCGCAGCATCGCTACGGCGGTCAGCAAGCTGGGTGAAGCCAGGCCCGAGGCCTTGCAGCAGCTGCTTGTCAGCGAACAATTGCCACTCGATGGCTTCAAGGGGCGCAAGCTCAGCTACAGGCCCTGGAATGGCGAGCTGCGCCAACCCATCCCCCTGGTGCAGCCCAGGGCCCTGGTCAGCACCTCACCGCAGGAAGGCTTCCTGCACCCTTCCAATGAGATGGACAGCCTGGGGTTCGACAAGGCCGACGTGACCTGTACGTACCCCTGA